The Leadbettera azotonutricia ZAS-9 genome has a window encoding:
- the dctP gene encoding TRAP transporter substrate-binding protein DctP, with protein MKTKKSLLIISLGLLVAAGVFAAGGSQSGAGAPGAKIAVTFAGTEGATAGQSRMMQEVADTLNATGRFDVKVYVAGALPGDTDNLVTQARLGVNLVVPSDPGRLASQFNIPDLNILMAPYVLTDYKVLEKLPQTALYKEWQAALEAQGVVLIADMFNGFRSFYTTTPVNKVADLSGLRLRGFGNAIGQALAKYLGYAQTTVNATDIYSGVQAKSLDGCEIQASTADSYRLYEVTKYLALSKHYMLQSSFVCGKALLDGMPQADRDLFVKTVYDAAAKYSAIIAQEEQGYYDGFKSKGMTVTEVSIPEFQRAIDSLYTNNDLKLTVGLKDRLFRELGL; from the coding sequence ATGAAAACCAAAAAGAGTCTGTTGATCATTAGCCTCGGCCTTCTCGTGGCAGCCGGCGTGTTTGCTGCCGGCGGCAGCCAATCAGGCGCCGGGGCGCCGGGCGCCAAAATCGCCGTTACCTTTGCAGGCACCGAGGGCGCAACCGCCGGCCAGAGCCGCATGATGCAGGAAGTGGCGGATACGCTTAACGCCACGGGCCGTTTCGATGTCAAAGTGTACGTCGCGGGCGCTCTTCCCGGCGATACCGACAACCTCGTAACCCAGGCCCGCCTTGGCGTCAACCTCGTGGTGCCCTCTGACCCCGGCCGCCTCGCAAGCCAGTTCAACATCCCGGACCTCAATATCCTCATGGCCCCCTATGTGCTTACGGATTACAAGGTTTTGGAGAAACTGCCCCAGACCGCCCTCTACAAAGAATGGCAAGCTGCCCTCGAAGCCCAGGGCGTGGTGCTCATCGCGGATATGTTCAACGGGTTCCGCAGTTTTTATACAACCACCCCGGTGAATAAGGTTGCCGACCTTTCGGGCCTCCGCCTCAGGGGTTTTGGCAATGCAATCGGCCAGGCTCTTGCCAAATATCTTGGCTATGCCCAGACCACTGTGAACGCGACTGATATTTATTCAGGCGTCCAGGCCAAATCCCTCGATGGCTGCGAGATCCAGGCTTCCACTGCCGACAGTTACAGGCTCTATGAAGTGACCAAATACCTGGCCCTCTCCAAGCACTACATGCTCCAGTCCAGCTTCGTCTGTGGAAAAGCCCTGCTTGACGGTATGCCCCAGGCTGACCGCGATCTCTTTGTCAAAACCGTGTACGATGCCGCGGCCAAATATTCGGCTATCATCGCCCAGGAAGAACAGGGGTATTACGACGGCTTTAAATCCAAGGGTATGACTGTCACCGAAGTGAGTATTCCTGAATTCCAAAGGGCCATTGATTCCCTCTACACCAATAACGATCTTAAATTGACTGTCGGTCTGAAAGACAGGCTTTTCAGGGAACTGGGACTCTAG
- a CDS encoding TRAP transporter small permease: protein MGKLRAAYKFLCKAEMVITGAGFVLLITLVFLSAILRMFRISMSWNIDMAMLLLAWTAFLGADVAYRSGQLVGIDLVTRHLPEKLRKSVEIFVFAVILFALVVIIIFGIRLASSEWIRKYQSMPIPYSIVTLSMPFAASSMVISTILKIRRCIAGFNK, encoded by the coding sequence ATGGGCAAACTGCGTGCAGCATATAAATTTCTCTGCAAGGCAGAAATGGTTATCACCGGGGCGGGTTTTGTGCTGCTTATCACCCTGGTGTTCCTTTCTGCCATATTGAGGATGTTCAGGATCTCCATGTCATGGAACATTGATATGGCCATGCTGCTATTGGCATGGACAGCCTTTTTGGGTGCTGATGTCGCGTATCGGAGCGGGCAGCTTGTGGGCATTGATTTAGTAACGCGTCATCTGCCCGAAAAGCTCCGGAAGTCTGTAGAGATATTTGTTTTTGCAGTAATACTGTTTGCCCTGGTAGTAATAATCATTTTTGGAATCAGGCTGGCTTCGTCAGAGTGGATACGGAAATACCAATCCATGCCAATACCTTATTCAATAGTAACCTTGAGTATGCCCTTTGCGGCCTCCTCTATGGTCATTTCGACAATACTCAAGATACGGCGCTGTATCGCCGGGTTCAACAAATAA
- a CDS encoding GntR family transcriptional regulator, which yields MQTPGKIRYSSVQDSVYTALRDSIINLNLAPGTVVSEKEIAQRFEVSRTPVREAFIHLSKEGLVEVIPQKETRVSLIDLGRVDQEFFLRESLETAVLGLFIGKASRAAFAELNDLLELQAGALKKHSFIDFINYDDRFHQIFFEAADQALSWELLGSMSGHYHRVRMLTIWISGIADERVKQHHTILKALKRKDLEKARKALYEHLHNLNSEEALIRGKFPDYFVPEKEKNSYNVDFGGLPKMS from the coding sequence ATGCAGACTCCCGGTAAAATTCGATATTCAAGTGTTCAGGATTCCGTTTATACAGCCCTTCGGGACAGCATCATCAACCTGAACCTTGCGCCGGGAACGGTTGTCAGCGAAAAAGAAATTGCCCAGCGCTTTGAGGTGAGCCGTACCCCCGTAAGGGAGGCCTTTATCCATCTTTCCAAGGAAGGCCTGGTGGAGGTGATACCCCAAAAGGAAACCAGGGTGTCCCTCATCGATTTGGGGCGGGTAGACCAGGAATTCTTCCTTAGGGAAAGCCTTGAAACAGCTGTGCTGGGACTTTTTATCGGCAAAGCATCCAGGGCCGCTTTTGCCGAGCTGAATGATCTTCTGGAACTTCAGGCCGGGGCGCTTAAAAAACATTCCTTTATCGATTTTATCAATTATGACGATCGCTTCCACCAGATTTTTTTTGAGGCTGCGGATCAGGCTTTAAGCTGGGAATTGCTTGGCAGCATGAGCGGACATTACCACCGGGTGCGCATGCTGACCATCTGGATTTCGGGTATCGCGGACGAAAGGGTAAAACAGCACCATACCATACTCAAAGCGCTGAAGAGAAAAGACCTCGAAAAGGCCCGGAAAGCCCTGTATGAGCATCTTCATAATTTGAATTCCGAAGAAGCCCTCATCCGGGGCAAATTCCCGGATTATTTTGTTCCCGAAAAAGAAAAGAATTCCTACAATGTAGATTTTGGCGGCCTTCCCAAAATGTCCTGA
- a CDS encoding TIM barrel protein, which yields MKFSVCIDSVFKGLDSIAALDQVKACGYTAFEFWMWQSRDLEALSKKAASLGLSCAGFCTKNFFLNDPSRRVEFLEGLKESVAAAKIMGAKFLITQSGEDTGARRDFQHKAIVEGLKEADAILKGTGVTLLLEPLNRKVDHKGTYLESSDEGFEILDEAGSENARLLFDTYHQQISEGDVIRRACANINKIAHIHAAGNPGRNELDRGELDYNRVFKALENAGYKGYAGLEYFPVEDPAAGLKKFLAGYK from the coding sequence ATGAAATTTTCCGTATGCATCGATTCGGTTTTTAAAGGCCTGGACAGCATCGCTGCCCTGGACCAGGTTAAAGCTTGCGGATATACCGCCTTTGAATTTTGGATGTGGCAGAGCCGGGATCTTGAGGCGCTTTCCAAAAAGGCTGCCAGCCTGGGCTTAAGTTGCGCGGGCTTTTGTACAAAAAATTTCTTCCTGAATGATCCATCAAGGCGCGTTGAATTCCTTGAGGGCCTTAAAGAATCGGTGGCTGCTGCCAAAATAATGGGCGCCAAATTCCTTATAACCCAGAGCGGCGAGGATACCGGGGCAAGGCGGGATTTTCAGCACAAGGCTATTGTCGAGGGCTTAAAGGAAGCCGATGCGATCCTCAAAGGCACGGGGGTCACCCTTCTGCTTGAACCCCTTAACCGCAAAGTGGATCATAAGGGTACGTATCTTGAATCTTCCGACGAAGGCTTTGAGATCCTCGATGAAGCGGGTTCTGAAAATGCCAGGCTCCTTTTTGACACCTACCATCAGCAAATTTCCGAGGGAGACGTGATACGCCGGGCCTGCGCCAATATCAATAAAATTGCCCATATCCATGCGGCAGGAAATCCGGGCAGGAATGAACTGGACAGGGGCGAGCTCGATTACAACCGGGTTTTTAAGGCGCTGGAAAATGCAGGCTATAAAGGGTATGCCGGGCTTGAATATTTTCCGGTGGAAGATCCTGCGGCAGGGCTTAAGAAATTTTTGGCGGGGTACAAATGA
- a CDS encoding phenylalanine--tRNA ligase subunit alpha, with protein sequence MANSDIQSTVKNLHPLEVRVILSYKKGDELTVEKVEKDLGFKGGNGNQALSWLAGKGLVSELRRETSVFYELTDLGKEWKEKGSPEERIIELVRIKSGLRMPEIAANLKLENKDIGSAFGSLSKLGVLAMDAEKKVTLALPADQLKDGRPVKGEAAEHFAVIRGLLDKAAAAEGGSLAEAGLSAAEKTAMSGIAKKRGAADAPFRQQDRETVVFGFTADAEPVAAALKAAGITGDEVGSLTPEMLESGDWKGKTFRSYNVQVPPTRLIPGRTNPYAKFIEDVKDKLTTLGFEEFDGPLVETEFWNSDALFMPQFHSARDIHDVYRIAEPDKAKAIEEPWLSNVASAHENGGKTGSRGWNYKFDREFTKRLILRSQGTVLSAKQLPKAKIPGKYFGIVRCFRYDQVNATHGADFYQTEGIVLGEDVNLKTLLGMLEMFAVEVAGAKEVKYVPGYFPFTEPSVEVHIKHPVLGWFEMGGSGIFRPEVTASMGIDVPVAAWGLGIDRIALMALGLSDLRELFTPVVENVRLRRTKDTAAAV encoded by the coding sequence ATGGCAAATAGCGATATTCAAAGCACCGTAAAAAACCTCCATCCCCTGGAGGTACGGGTTATTCTGAGCTATAAAAAAGGGGATGAGCTCACCGTCGAAAAGGTTGAGAAGGACCTGGGCTTTAAAGGCGGCAACGGCAACCAGGCTCTTTCATGGCTGGCCGGCAAGGGCCTGGTCAGCGAGCTGCGCAGGGAAACATCGGTTTTTTACGAACTCACCGACTTGGGAAAGGAATGGAAAGAGAAGGGCTCCCCCGAGGAGCGCATCATCGAACTGGTCCGCATAAAAAGCGGCCTGCGCATGCCCGAAATCGCCGCCAACCTTAAACTCGAAAACAAAGACATAGGCAGCGCCTTTGGCAGCCTTTCCAAATTGGGCGTCCTTGCCATGGATGCCGAAAAAAAAGTTACCCTGGCTCTGCCTGCGGATCAGCTCAAGGACGGCAGGCCAGTCAAAGGCGAAGCCGCCGAACACTTCGCGGTAATCCGCGGCCTCCTCGATAAAGCGGCCGCTGCAGAAGGCGGTTCTCTGGCCGAAGCCGGCTTGTCCGCAGCCGAAAAAACCGCCATGTCCGGCATCGCCAAAAAACGCGGCGCCGCAGACGCCCCCTTCCGCCAGCAGGATCGGGAGACCGTGGTTTTCGGCTTTACCGCCGACGCCGAGCCTGTAGCCGCCGCGCTAAAAGCCGCGGGCATAACCGGCGACGAAGTAGGAAGCCTTACCCCCGAAATGCTTGAATCCGGCGATTGGAAAGGCAAGACTTTCCGCTCGTACAATGTGCAGGTTCCTCCCACCCGGCTCATTCCCGGCCGCACCAACCCCTATGCTAAATTTATCGAAGACGTAAAAGATAAGCTCACCACCCTTGGCTTTGAAGAATTCGACGGCCCTTTGGTGGAGACGGAATTCTGGAATTCCGACGCCCTCTTCATGCCCCAGTTCCATTCGGCCCGTGACATCCACGACGTTTACCGCATTGCCGAACCCGACAAGGCCAAAGCAATAGAAGAACCCTGGCTTTCCAATGTTGCCAGCGCCCACGAGAACGGCGGCAAAACCGGAAGCCGGGGCTGGAACTACAAGTTCGACCGCGAGTTTACCAAGCGCCTTATACTCCGCAGCCAGGGCACGGTATTGTCGGCAAAACAATTGCCCAAGGCAAAAATCCCCGGCAAGTACTTTGGCATAGTCCGCTGCTTCCGCTACGACCAGGTCAACGCCACCCACGGCGCGGATTTCTACCAGACCGAAGGCATAGTCCTTGGCGAAGACGTAAACCTCAAAACCCTTTTGGGAATGCTCGAAATGTTCGCAGTAGAAGTGGCAGGCGCCAAAGAAGTCAAATACGTGCCCGGCTACTTCCCCTTTACCGAACCATCGGTAGAAGTGCACATCAAGCACCCCGTCCTGGGCTGGTTCGAAATGGGCGGCTCAGGCATTTTCCGCCCCGAAGTTACCGCCTCCATGGGCATCGACGTACCTGTCGCGGCCTGGGGCCTCGGCATAGACCGCATCGCCCTCATGGCTTTGGGCCTAAGCGACCTGCGCGAACTGTTTACGCCTGTGGTGGAGAATGTACGGCTGAGAAGGACGAAGGATACTGCGGCTGCGGTGTAG
- a CDS encoding methyl-accepting chemotaxis protein, giving the protein MKLKYRLTAIISGMMTVIIAAISIILVVRARSLQEEAAYEIMGNMTGRYASDVGAYYQQFMDQAETLGNIMGGYRDIPEVNRRNFYLSMMHKTLETTNEAIAVYAVWKPNVLDTLNERHIGADGTDEAGNFIPRYLKDSGKISLTAHTDYLAVLDALSRTNTVDEPKRRVINGIDSFSVSFRSPIVDELSGELVGCVGVTVDIAFSAEIIDKIEPYGNGSAALYSYEGIVVAHQDRTRVGSDYREGVSAVGEQVIGQAIADGKERHYSANGMIVQISPFYIGDSETAWIIASSVPLETVMTQVDAITRFTVFLAIAVILFSGVIIFAIVTKVSSPIVKVSRTLKDIAEGEGDLTKQIFINSKDEIGDLAHFFNQTLEKIRALIITIKSQSVALSDIGTELSANMTETAAAVNQITANIQSIKGRVINQSASVTETNATMEQITVHINRLNGEIDNQRSSLSRSSSAVEQLLANIQSVTQTLGNNSKNVDRLTDASEVGRDGLRGVATDIQEISRESAGLMEINAVMENIASQTNLLSMNAAIEASHAGEAGKGFAVVADEIRKLAESSGIQSKTISAVLKKIKEAIDKITVSIEEVQKKFEAIDAEVKTVSDQAENIRGAMEEQNTGSQQILEAMGQLNNITQAVKGSSTEMLEGSNEVIQESKNLEAVTQEITNGMNEMANGADQINIAVSRVHEISGTNKESIDVLVREVARFKVE; this is encoded by the coding sequence ATGAAATTAAAGTACCGTTTAACTGCAATTATCAGCGGAATGATGACAGTAATAATTGCCGCCATTTCGATTATACTGGTTGTCCGGGCCCGGAGCCTTCAGGAAGAGGCTGCCTACGAGATCATGGGAAACATGACCGGCAGATACGCCAGCGATGTAGGCGCCTATTATCAGCAGTTTATGGATCAGGCCGAAACTCTCGGCAATATCATGGGCGGTTATCGGGATATCCCGGAAGTGAACCGCCGCAATTTCTACCTGTCCATGATGCACAAGACACTGGAAACAACTAATGAGGCAATAGCTGTCTATGCAGTATGGAAGCCGAACGTCCTGGATACCTTGAACGAGCGCCACATCGGCGCCGACGGGACTGACGAGGCGGGCAATTTTATTCCCCGCTATCTTAAAGATTCAGGCAAAATCAGCCTGACTGCCCACACGGATTACCTGGCGGTGCTGGACGCTTTATCCCGGACTAATACAGTCGATGAACCAAAGCGCCGGGTCATCAACGGCATCGACTCATTTTCGGTGAGTTTCCGTTCGCCCATTGTGGATGAACTTTCAGGCGAACTGGTCGGCTGCGTGGGGGTAACCGTCGATATTGCCTTTTCAGCGGAAATTATAGACAAAATCGAACCCTACGGAAACGGCAGCGCGGCCCTCTATTCCTACGAGGGCATTGTAGTGGCCCATCAGGACCGGACCAGGGTAGGCTCCGATTACCGGGAGGGGGTCAGCGCTGTGGGGGAACAGGTCATTGGACAGGCCATCGCGGACGGCAAAGAGCGTCATTATAGCGCCAATGGCATGATAGTGCAGATTTCGCCCTTTTACATCGGCGACAGCGAAACTGCCTGGATCATCGCATCAAGCGTGCCTCTGGAGACCGTGATGACCCAGGTCGATGCGATTACCAGGTTTACCGTTTTCCTGGCCATTGCGGTAATATTGTTTTCCGGAGTTATTATTTTTGCGATCGTTACCAAGGTGTCCAGCCCCATCGTCAAAGTTTCCAGGACGCTTAAGGATATTGCCGAGGGCGAAGGAGACCTTACCAAGCAGATCTTCATCAATTCCAAAGACGAAATCGGAGATCTGGCCCACTTTTTTAACCAGACCCTGGAAAAAATACGCGCCCTCATAATCACCATTAAAAGCCAATCAGTGGCACTCTCGGATATAGGGACGGAATTGTCCGCAAATATGACCGAAACCGCCGCAGCCGTCAATCAGATTACCGCCAATATACAAAGCATCAAGGGCAGGGTGATCAACCAGTCGGCGAGCGTAACAGAGACCAATGCAACGATGGAACAGATTACCGTCCACATCAACAGGCTTAACGGGGAGATAGATAACCAGAGGTCAAGTCTTTCCCGCTCTTCCTCGGCGGTGGAGCAGCTTTTGGCAAATATCCAGTCGGTGACCCAAACCCTGGGCAACAATTCCAAGAACGTCGATAGGCTTACGGATGCATCGGAAGTCGGCCGTGACGGCCTCCGGGGCGTAGCCACGGATATTCAGGAGATATCCCGGGAATCGGCGGGGCTTATGGAGATCAACGCGGTAATGGAGAATATCGCAAGCCAGACCAATCTGCTCTCCATGAACGCCGCCATAGAAGCGTCCCATGCGGGAGAGGCCGGCAAGGGCTTTGCGGTAGTGGCCGATGAGATACGCAAGCTGGCGGAATCTTCGGGAATCCAGTCAAAGACTATTTCGGCGGTACTCAAAAAAATAAAGGAAGCAATCGACAAGATCACGGTCTCCATCGAAGAAGTGCAGAAAAAATTTGAAGCCATTGATGCGGAGGTAAAGACCGTATCGGATCAGGCGGAAAACATACGGGGCGCCATGGAAGAACAGAATACCGGAAGCCAGCAGATTCTTGAGGCTATGGGTCAGCTGAACAATATAACCCAGGCGGTTAAGGGCAGTTCCACAGAGATGCTTGAGGGGAGCAATGAAGTTATCCAGGAAAGCAAAAACCTGGAAGCGGTTACCCAGGAAATTACCAATGGCATGAACGAGATGGCCAACGGGGCGGACCAGATCAATATTGCAGTGAGCCGCGTCCATGAGATAAGCGGGACAAACAAGGAGAGCATCGATGTCCTGGTGCGGGAAGTTGCCCGGTTCAAGGTTGAATAA
- a CDS encoding uroporphyrinogen decarboxylase family protein, whose protein sequence is MIAKPDIETKKARIKANARLEAVDEVPFVVEVGPVHLATREFFENDHNELDWNLKFHKDRENIYDYAFPNVKPNTGINIVAAAFGCEYRVNDEADPWAACLIREENAGDVHKLAVPDPVNNPYFKRAWERLDYLQAHTDLPFRVLNVPSPLVTASLIWDYTSFIEALLVFPDEVHVLMEKVTQATILFIKEQFKRIKNRYSVGHEIWGLPGEMGVRVSDDTGALLSPDLYREFGVKYNGMIAKEFGGIVVHSCGDVANVAAVMMEIPGLKGLDFTIPQTENWAAIRDAAAGKTALFLRHCYWDHPKGSPVDLAEYTQKILDFFGRKGLFIQTSTPTAEESAALGEKLHKILAV, encoded by the coding sequence ATGATCGCAAAACCGGACATCGAAACCAAAAAAGCCCGCATTAAAGCCAACGCCCGGCTTGAAGCTGTGGATGAAGTTCCCTTTGTTGTTGAAGTGGGGCCTGTGCATCTTGCCACCAGAGAGTTTTTCGAAAACGACCATAACGAGCTTGACTGGAATTTGAAGTTCCACAAGGATCGCGAAAACATTTACGATTACGCTTTTCCCAATGTAAAGCCCAATACAGGGATTAACATCGTTGCTGCGGCTTTTGGCTGCGAATACAGAGTGAACGACGAGGCTGATCCCTGGGCGGCGTGCCTTATACGCGAAGAAAATGCCGGCGATGTGCATAAACTTGCGGTTCCCGATCCGGTTAATAATCCTTATTTCAAGCGGGCATGGGAGCGCCTGGATTATCTCCAGGCTCATACTGATTTACCCTTCCGTGTTTTGAACGTTCCCTCTCCCCTGGTGACCGCTTCGCTTATCTGGGACTATACGTCTTTTATCGAAGCCCTCCTGGTGTTCCCCGATGAAGTTCACGTGCTCATGGAAAAAGTGACCCAGGCAACTATCCTCTTTATCAAAGAGCAATTCAAACGCATCAAAAACCGCTACAGTGTCGGCCACGAAATCTGGGGCCTTCCCGGAGAAATGGGCGTCAGGGTGAGCGACGATACAGGCGCGCTCCTTTCGCCGGATCTCTACCGTGAATTCGGGGTGAAGTACAACGGCATGATCGCCAAAGAGTTCGGCGGCATAGTGGTGCATTCTTGCGGGGATGTAGCAAATGTGGCGGCGGTGATGATGGAGATTCCCGGCCTCAAGGGCCTGGACTTCACCATCCCCCAGACCGAAAACTGGGCCGCCATCCGGGACGCCGCGGCTGGCAAGACCGCCCTTTTCCTCAGGCACTGCTATTGGGATCACCCCAAGGGATCCCCTGTGGATCTGGCTGAATACACCCAAAAGATCCTGGATTTTTTCGGCAGGAAGGGGCTTTTTATTCAGACTTCCACCCCTACAGCGGAAGAGTCCGCTGCTTTGGGCGAAAAACTGCATAAGATTCTGGCTGTTTAA
- a CDS encoding rhomboid family intramembrane serine protease has translation MNFLRKPFRNSQYNVVLILIGLNILVFLGEKVFYNPRAMDITDYLAMNPVLVVHGYLWQFATYMFVHDPFSYSHIIFNMLALFIFGTQVERYMGSTEFLLYYMLTGVLAGVFSFIVYWFTGSYRVFLMGASGAIFAVQLAYAVLFPRNILYLWGILPLRAPVMVLGFTALEIFFMVTGLGGNVAHFTHLAGFAFGWLYFLVRFGINPWRAMRR, from the coding sequence ATGAATTTTCTGAGGAAACCTTTCAGGAATAGCCAGTACAATGTGGTGCTGATTCTTATAGGCCTGAATATCCTCGTCTTCCTTGGGGAAAAGGTTTTTTATAATCCCAGGGCTATGGATATAACCGATTACCTTGCCATGAATCCTGTGCTGGTGGTTCACGGCTACCTGTGGCAGTTTGCGACCTATATGTTTGTTCACGATCCTTTTTCTTATAGCCATATAATTTTTAATATGCTGGCCCTTTTCATCTTTGGGACCCAGGTAGAGCGCTACATGGGGAGCACGGAATTCCTCCTTTACTATATGCTTACCGGGGTATTGGCAGGGGTCTTTTCTTTTATAGTGTACTGGTTCACCGGGTCCTACAGGGTTTTCCTCATGGGGGCATCCGGGGCTATCTTTGCAGTCCAGCTTGCCTATGCGGTCCTTTTCCCCCGTAACATTCTGTACCTCTGGGGCATCCTTCCCCTGCGCGCCCCGGTGATGGTCCTGGGCTTTACAGCCCTTGAGATTTTCTTCATGGTTACCGGCCTTGGCGGCAATGTGGCGCATTTTACCCATCTTGCGGGCTTTGCCTTCGGCTGGCTTTATTTCCTTGTGCGTTTTGGTATCAACCCCTGGCGTGCCATGCGCCGATAA
- a CDS encoding TRAP transporter large permease, with product MSFLLICFVVFIILGMPIAFVIGIAGMAYFGATPILPFEIVVQQIVSQSQSFAFLAVPFFIFAGNLMNVSGITERLLGLARLVTRRMYGGTAQISVVMSTLMGGVSGSATADAAMETRILGPEMMRLGYSKGYICAVNCITALITATIPPSLGLIIFGFIGEVSIGRLFAAGIIPGILMMLFLMTTTTITSRIRRYDPPKTDAPKLTVKELLDNLKESIWALLFPVILIIGIRFGVFTPSESGAFAVAYALIIGKFVYKELTWAKFKEALVMSFKDNGAIMLIIAMSGPFSYAITWVRLPIAMSNMIFGITDNPQLLTLIMLGFLFISGMFVDSNVNFLLLTPIFLPMVTSVGMDPVHFGVLMATIVTLGVMTPPIGSALYTVCGIIGCPPEEYTKASLPFLVAVLLELAILVFLPQVVLWIPNMIFGP from the coding sequence ATGAGTTTTTTGCTTATTTGTTTTGTGGTCTTTATCATACTGGGCATGCCCATTGCCTTTGTCATTGGCATTGCAGGCATGGCCTATTTCGGCGCTACGCCCATACTGCCCTTTGAAATCGTAGTCCAGCAGATAGTTTCACAGAGCCAGTCATTTGCGTTTTTGGCAGTTCCCTTCTTTATTTTCGCGGGCAATCTGATGAATGTGTCGGGCATAACCGAACGGCTTTTGGGCCTTGCCCGGCTGGTGACCCGCCGCATGTACGGCGGAACCGCGCAGATAAGCGTAGTGATGAGCACCCTTATGGGGGGCGTCTCCGGTTCCGCAACTGCCGATGCCGCCATGGAAACCCGAATTCTCGGCCCTGAAATGATGCGCCTCGGGTACAGCAAGGGCTATATTTGCGCGGTTAATTGTATTACTGCGCTTATCACTGCCACAATCCCGCCGAGCCTCGGGCTTATTATTTTTGGTTTTATCGGCGAAGTTTCAATCGGCCGCCTTTTTGCCGCCGGGATCATTCCCGGTATATTGATGATGCTTTTTTTAATGACTACCACGACCATCACAAGCCGTATCAGAAGGTACGATCCTCCCAAAACCGACGCGCCAAAACTCACGGTAAAAGAGCTTTTGGATAATCTCAAAGAATCCATCTGGGCCCTTCTTTTCCCGGTGATACTGATAATCGGCATACGTTTCGGCGTATTTACCCCCTCGGAATCCGGGGCTTTTGCTGTGGCTTATGCCCTTATAATCGGAAAATTTGTTTACAAGGAATTAACCTGGGCAAAATTCAAAGAAGCCCTGGTTATGTCGTTTAAAGACAACGGCGCCATCATGCTGATAATTGCCATGTCCGGACCCTTCAGCTACGCTATCACCTGGGTCAGGCTGCCCATTGCCATGAGCAATATGATATTCGGCATCACCGACAATCCCCAGCTTCTTACCCTGATTATGCTGGGTTTCCTTTTTATCTCCGGAATGTTCGTGGACAGCAATGTAAATTTCCTGCTTCTTACCCCGATTTTCCTCCCCATGGTGACCAGCGTGGGAATGGATCCTGTCCATTTTGGCGTCCTTATGGCGACCATAGTAACCTTGGGGGTTATGACGCCGCCGATTGGTTCGGCTTTATATACGGTCTGCGGGATCATAGGCTGCCCTCCTGAGGAGTACACCAAAGCCAGCTTGCCATTTTTGGTAGCTGTGCTATTGGAATTGGCAATATTGGTATTCCTCCCCCAGGTGGTGCTATGGATACCCAATATGATTTTTGGCCCTTAA